From the genome of Hypanus sabinus isolate sHypSab1 chromosome 29, sHypSab1.hap1, whole genome shotgun sequence:
CTTctctatcctccttccctcctgccctttctttctcactagtctcctctgcattcttcccctcactctcctcctcaGTTCATTCTCTCCATTTCTGCCGTACTGCCCCACCTCCCGCTCCCCACGACCTCCCTCACTTGATCTCTCATTTCTCTGCCCTCTCTTTCACCCCTGATCCCCAGGACGGGAAGGACCAGACGGAGGCCGGAGGGAAGAGACGTTCTGATGGTGAGGAGGGCCCCCGCTGGAAGCTTGAGGAGGGTAGCAGGCATCGAGCGGATGAGTATCTGGCCCCCAACcacaggaaaggggaagagggtcacaagaggaaaaaggagaggGATGGGCCAGTGGAAGCTGGGCCCCGGAAGAAGGTGAGAGAAACCACCTGCTGTCCTTTGTTACCTTCCGGATCATCACATCTTCTCAGCTGGAAGATCCGGCTGGTCCAGTCTCTCCCCCTAATTTGAAGACAATTCCCATGAATCTTTTCTACATCCTCTCCAGCTGAGCCTCACCCACcctgtaatggggtgatgagCTGCACATAATCCTCCCATTTATGACAGTGGTCCTGGGGATGAAAAAGTTAATGTATGGGGAATGTTTGgcggaactcattgaaacctatcagatattgaaaggcctagataagagtggatgtggatggatCTCTCCTACAgcgggagagtgtaggaccagagagtacagcctcagcctcagaaaGGAGGAAATCTATTTAAGATagagaatttctttaggcagagggtggtgaatctgtggaattcctttcTAAAGACTACTGTGAAAgcgaagtcattgggtacatttaaaatagagattgataagttctcgATTAGTCACATTattaaaggttgtggggagaagacaggagaatggaatgAAGGGGAAtttaaatcagctgtgatggaatggcagggtgttaatggcctaattctgcactcaACTTCTGACTTTCTAAGTGCAGTCTTGCCAATTGATACCACATGGTGCCCCATTTTAACATGTGCTGTTCCGGAGCACAGGCAGGGAGTTAAAGACCGAACAGactggaacaagctgaaacaaatCGCtgtaggttgagcagcatctgtggaggcagagtcagatttattattGCTGACAGCTGATGTGAAACTTGTTTTGTGGCACAAGTCATTGTCTTCTGGGGCATAGGCCACTGTCAGCAGCTCATCAGTCTCCTCTGACAGGCCGATTAAAGGTTGATCGGCTCTGTGCCTTCCATTTTCACCAAGTAACTTAACGTTTCTTCTATGCAAAGGTCCTTCTCCCGGGGTGAGGTCTTTGGCATTTCTGTACCTCttggtttttacaggatggggttgctgaccttcctcttcctcttccaacCTTCCTCTTTTTGCAACTGGGCTTGAGATTGTCCATGGGGGAGTTGTAGTTGTCTAAAGACTGAAAATTACAaaacactgctgtctgtaaggagtttgtacattcttcttgtgattgcgtgggtttcctctgggtgctccagttccctcccacaatctaaaggtgtactggttggtaaattaattggtcattgtaaattgtcctgtgactaggccaggattaaatcagggattgctgagCCGcacagctggaagggcctattctgtactgtatctcaacAAGTTTTTATAAAATAATAATTTTCTGTGTCCTCCCTGGCCACTGGATAAGAGGATGGCAAATGACATCCCTCTGCTCAGGAAGGTCACAGGAATAATCCTGAGAATTGTAAATCAGTGATGGGCAAACTAATGGACAGGATTCTTAATGACTGATTTTCGTTATTTGGATAGGAATAGTCTGATTAGGAAAAttagtatggctttgtgaggggcaggttgtgcctctcaagcctgattgattttttttcaagGAAGTAATAAGATCAATGGGTGAAGGTCGAGCAGTGGATAGGGTGTATATGGGATTTATTAAAGATGTTCCATATGGAAAGCTCATACagttaggaggcatgggatcagtggaacatGATCATGCATGAACTttggaattggcttgtccacagaaggcagagaatggttgtagatggaatGAGTCGGTGATGTTGTGGtactccacagggatctgttaggggatccctgctctttgtgatttttataaatgaatcgggtgaggaagtacaaggtgggttttagtaagtttgcagatgacataaaggctggtggtggtgtggatagtgaagaaggttgccataggttacaacgggacattgacaggatgcggagctgtgctgagaagtggcggatgactttcaatctggaaaagtgggAAGCGATAAACTTAGGAAGGTGGAACGTGAAGGCAGAGCTCGAGTTTAATGACAGCATTCTTAACCAtgcggaggaacagagggaccttggtccATAGATACCTCAAAGTTGTCAGACAACTCGATAGAGTTGTTAAGAAAGcagatgtgagagggaagggttagattgattgtggagtagactaaaggtttggcacaacattgtggtctgaagggcctgtattgtgttataGTGTTCTGTTTTCAAAATACTGCAGAAAGCTGGttgttggggtccaagtccatagctccctgaaagtagcaACACAAATGAAGGTGTAAAATGAACTTGTCTTCGTTGCTAGGAGATTTGAGTGTAAAAGTCAGCAAGGTGTAGAAAACTTTAGTTTAACGACtcttggagtattctgtacagttgtGGTTGCTcgtttacaggaaggatgtggaggctttggagagggtgcagagtggtTCCGGGGTTCACCAGGGTGCTAGTCATTAATACAATTAGCCTACTAAACTGACATCCTTTTCCCAAGGTGCAAATGACAAATGCCAGAGGTTTACAGTGAGAGAGGTAATATTTTTctgcacagggagtggtgggtgcctgaaatTTGCAGCCAGGACAGGCTTATGAGCTGTTTAGGTAGACCCATGACCaaatgggacagtgtgtgtgtggtggtggaGGATTATCAGTGGGGTAGCACGGCAGTATGGTGGTTAGCACAGTACCAGCAACGCAGATtcagttcccaccgctgcctgtaacgtgtttgtacctcctccctgtgaccttgtgagttttctcccatggtccaaggACATACCGTTCAGTCGCTTTCTCGGTTATGGTCAACTGTTCCATGATTTGGCTAGGGTTAAGTTGGGCAACTGCTGGACAGTGCAGCTGAAAGTGCCAGAAGAGCTTATTCCACGCTGTGTGTCATAGGCTGTGTTGCTCTCTAAGTGAGAGAAACGTACACTGGGTGTGTttggggggtgaggggtgactggACTGGGAGAGACCCCTGCACatgggtggggggtgtgtgtgtgtgtgttgaggggATGATTGGACTGTGAGAGACACCTGCacatgggtggggtgtgtgtgtgtgttgaggggATGATTGGACTGTGAGAGACCCCTGCAcatgggtgggggggtgtgtgtgttgaGGGGATGATTGGACTGTGAGAGACCCCTGTACatgggtggggggtgtgtgtgtgttgaggggGGTGACTGGACTGTGAGAGACCCCTGCACGTGGgtagggggggtgtgtgtgttgaGGGGATGATTGGACTGTGAGAGACCCCTGCACatgggtggggggtgtgtgtggttgaGGAGATGATTGGACTGTGAGAGACCCCTGCACATGGGTGGGGCGTGTGTGTGGTTGAGGAGATGATTGGACTGTGAGAGACCCCTGCACatgggtggggggtgtgtgtgtgttgaggggATGATTGGACTGTGAGAGACCCCTGCTcatgggtgggggggtgtgtgtgttgaGGGGATGTCTGGACTGTGAGAGACCCCTGCACATGGGTGGGGGCGTGTGTGTGGTTGAGGAGATGATTGGACTGTGAGAGACCCCTGCACGTGGgtagggagggtgtgtgtgttgaGGGGATGACTGGACTGTGAGAGACCCCTGCACgtgagtgtgggtgtgtttgGGTGGGGGACCTGTATTGCCTCacctccctcactctccaccccctccctgcAGAAACAGAAGATGGTCCGTGGGCCGGAGGATGGCACCCTTGCCAGTGAGCGCACCCCCCAGCGCGAGAAGCTGGAGCATTTCAAGCGCATGTGCCAGATGCTGGAGCGGGTGAGCCAGGCCcgcagctccagctccagctccagctctggCTCCGACTCCGACTCTGACTCCCAGGACTCAGAGgaagggaggggtggtgaggaggaggaagacgaggaggaggaggaagaggagagcagCGACGGAGGAGGCAGGCTTGGCTCCAATGGGAGGGAACGCGGGACCACGGCAGCTGCCCTGGGCTTCAGTGCCAGTGAGGAGGATgacgaagaggaggaggaggcggaggaggaggagggtcgTGGGGAGGAGGCAGACCCACCCCGCAACGGCAGGGCCCGGCTGAGGGAGCAGCCACAGGGGAAGGAGGGACAGCCAGGATCCCGTCGAGAACGAACGAGGCAGGGTCCAGGTCAGGGGCAGGGTGTGGCCCAGGGGTCAGGGCGCCTCAAGCCCCCTCGCCCCCAGGCGCCGGCACCCCGCAGTCCGTTCCTGAGCCGGCCACCCATCTCCTCGCCTCCCAGGCCCCTGCAGATGGAGAGGCATGTGGTGAAGCCTCCCCCTGACAGTCCGGAGCCAGACTCCCTGCCCCTGGACTCAGGGACCGACCATGTACTCCAGCGTCACGCCTGGCTTGCCGTCTTTCGCTACCTGAGCCAGCGAGACCTCTGCGTCTGCATGAGGGTTTGCCGGACCCTCAACCGGTGGTGAGTGAGGGACAGGGTTGTAGGGGTGGGCATGCATGCTGTTGGTGTGTACCCcaccctctgtaccctctcccatCTTTCTCTATCTTTTTGTTTATATATATCCCATGCGGTGATTCCTCACATTGTGGATGTCAGTTGTTGGTGAATTATTGGTGTAttaggggtggggggagtgggatgGAGGATCGTTGGCACAGGGGGAGGGAGCTCTGTGAAGTGGGGGGAGTGGGATGGAGGATCGTTGTTGGCACAGGGGGAGGGAGCTCTGTGAAGTGGGGGGAGTGGGATGGAGGATCGTTGTCGGCACATGGGGAGGGAGCTCTGTGAAGTGGGGGGAGTGACTGGGTGAAGTACTCCCCACCCTGGACAGGCCAGTCACAGTTTCATGAGGGTGGCAATGGTTTTGATTGGCCCTGGGGCTGGACAAGGATGGAGGGGAAAGCAAGTCAGTTAACATGACTGTATCCTGATCTGTGCCCTCCCCTTGGGCCTTGCCTCCTTCCGCTCTCCCCAGGTGCTGCGACAAGCAGCTGTGGACCAGAATTGACCTGAGCCGGCAGAAGTCGATTACGCCAGCCATGCTGAGTGGCATTATCCGGCGGCAGCCTGCCCTGCTGGACCTCAGCTGGGCCTGCATCTCCAGTAAGCAGCTAATGTGGCTCCTCAACCGGCTGCAAGGTGAGTGTGAGACTCAGTTCCTCACTGTCGCTCCCTcttctcctgccttttcaccatccccccccttccctccccactgcCCCTCTGCTGCCCCCCCTCGCTCCTTACCACCATTTCTTGCTGGCCTTCCTGACAGTTTTCTCAttgctctctccccaccccccacccttcttgcgctctccccaccccccacccttctcgctctctccccacacctcAGGGCTGAGGGAACTGATCCTGTCGGGCTGCTCGTGGTCCTCTGTGTCGGCCCTCTGCACTGCCAGCTGTTCATCCCTGCGACTGCTCGACCTGCGCTGGGTGCAGGATGTCAAGGACTCCCAGCTCCGCGAGCTGCTCTCCCCTCCAGCTGACAGCAGGCCAGGTCAGTGCCAGGTGTGGGAAGGGGGGTGAACGGTCGGGAGGAAGTATTGGCTGCGTGTAGGGAGGGGGATGGAGAGTGACTGaccctctctcttctctctccccccccccccccccaacaggacAGCTGGAGGGCCGGGGACGACTGCCGAACGTGATGGAGTTGCGCCTGTCAGGTCTGGAGGTGACAGACACCTCGCTGCGTCTGCTGGCCCGGACCTTGCCCCGTCTACGGCGCCTTGACCTCAGCCAGTGTGGTCAGGTGGGGGACCAGTCCATCAATCTGCTAACCGCCGTCACCTGTCCACTGCGTGAGAGCCTGAGGGAGCTCAACTTGTCTGGTACGTCCATACGCCggccctccaccacccccattcATGCATCCTTAGGccagccctccccccccccccccaccaaaactgTCTATCCCTAGGCTGGCCCCTTCCCCCAGTCCATCCACAGTCCACCCCAGGTCTCCCTCCTCTGCTGTGCAAAGTACGTGTCCCTTCCCACGTCTGTCCCCTCCCCTCACGCTCCCTCTCCTTAGTTCTGTCCTTTTTACACTAATGTGTCTttctccatcccctctcccctctccccaggcTGCCCTCGGCTCACAGACCACTGCCTGCCCCTGTTCCGGCGCTGCCCTAACCTCTGCCGCATTGACCTGCGTTCCTGCAGACAAGTGACGGTGGAGGCGTGCCAGCGCTTCGCCGAAGACTCGGCCCCCCCTGCCTCCTTCCGCTGCGCCGAGGACAAACTCATCCTCCGCAACAGCTAACGGCGGCTGCTGAGGAGGGGGTAGGCAGGGAGCGCTGAGCCCCCGGGATAGGGGCTGAGGGCTTCACCAGGAGAGAGCAAACCGGGCCCCAGAGTGATTcaccaggagagagagagagaggatccaGGACCCCTGGAAGATTcgcctggagagagagagagagagagaggatcttACCCCTGTAGAGATTCGCCAGGGGAGAGAGGGTCTGGGATCCCGGGGAggttcacctggagaaggatgtgaTCCAGGACCCCGGGAATGCTcgctgaaagagagagaggaccaAGGTTATCAGAGACATTTACCAGGAGAGAGGCAAGATCTGGACCCCGGACGCTGGGTGAGAGACTGGATCCGGACCCCAGCGAAATCGCCCGGGAAGAGACAGGATCTGGAATCTGAGTCATTTACCGGGAGGGAGATGGGGTCCAGATTTCGGAAAGATTCACCAGAAGATGGAAGCAATCTCCAGTGCATGGCAGGTTCATCAGGAGAAAGACAGGCCCCTTCGTCCTGGAAAGATTCCTCGGGAAATGGCACAGCAGAAAGATTCATCCAGAGAGGCATGGGACCTCTGGGCCCCGGAAAGATTGATTGGGAAAGAGACAGCTTCaccaggaaagagagagagagatgagacagCGTACAGTTTCACCAGAAGAAACTCCAGTTTTAAAGACAATATTCTCGCCGCAGAGACTGCGATCCCTACGCTCCATCCCTACTTTTCCCTCTGATCTTCCGCATTTTGCCAGTTTCcttccttgtgtttttttttattttgaccgAAAAATTTCGTGGAGACCACTTTGTAAAAAAATATGAAAACCAGGATCGTTACACTTGTTGGAACAAAAGACTCTTGGtcagagctgggaatggggagggggttggggggatGAGAATAAATACAACTGCAATAaaatgttcagggttttcccctCCTGCGCAATGTTCTGTGACCCATAGGTCCTGTTGGATTATGTGAGTGGAGGGGAGCTATGGAGGAGGGATGGCGAGGGTAAGTGGGGTCTGTTGCATCAGCTGGGCTGTTGTCAACTGGACGGGCAAAGAGATCTGTGTGCCATAAATCCCAGGGGTGATCTATAAAAGCTAGCAGAATTAGTGAGGAGCACCCATCCCTACACTCAAACTCATCCTCACGCCCCCTGAGAATGTTGTTATGGTCTGTGCTGCCCTCCCATTCCCGGGGAGCTGACACTCTGATCCGGTCCGTGCTGCCCTCCCGTCCCCAGGGAGCTGACACTCTGATCCGGTCCGTGCTGCCCTCCCGTCCCCGGGGAGCTGACACTCCGATCCGGTCCATGTTGCCCTCCCGTCTCCGGGGAGCTGACACTCCGATCCGGTCCGTGCTGCCCTCCCATCCCCGGGGAGCTGACACTCCGATCCGGTCCGTGCTGCCCTCTCGTCCCCGGGGAGCTGACACTCCAATCCGGTCCGTGCTGCCCTCCCGTCCCCGGGGAGCTGACACTCCGATCCGGTCCGTGCTGCCCTCCCGTCTCTGGGGAGCTGACACTTCGATCCGGTCCGTGCTGCCCTCCCGTCCCTGGGGAGCTGACACTCCGATCCGGTCCGTGCTGCCCTCCTGTCCCCGGGGAGCTGACACTCCGATCCGGTCCGTGCTGCCCTCCAGTCCCCGGGGAGCTGACACTCCAATCCGGTCCGTGCTGCCCTCCCATCTAGTCCCTCTAACCCAACCCTTCTTCCCTTTTCAGCTTCCTTTGCTCCAGGAAAAAAATACTTGTCAGTCCAGTTTCTTGTAACTAAATCCCTCCAGTCTCGGCAACATCcccgtgaatcttttctgcaccctctccagcttaatcatacctttcttatagctgggcaatcagaactgaacacaatatgtacctccaaatgcagtctcaccAGTGTCTTGTACTGCTGTAAGGTGACATGCTAGTTTAATAAAGAGAAAAGTGTCTTGATGGCACAGGGGCATGAAAGCAAGATACGGGAGACTCcagctggaatctagagcaaattcaaaggtcaggcagcatctatggtcagGAAAAGTAAATCATTTTGAGAGAGGGAGAATCAGGATTGATGGGGAAAACAGGAAGGTGGCCAAAAGGTACAGGGTGAAGGTGTGTTACTCTGCCTGCAGGTCAGTAACTAAtgatagtttattattgtcactaaGCAGTGGTGAGTTAACTAAACTGGTAATTAAGTGTTCAGCTAATCTATTTTGCCTGCACGTTCTCTCCTACCcagccctcccttcccctcccattTCTACCCTTCACACGTGTGCACTTGGGATTGATTAACCCACTTGCCCCAGTGTGGTCTCATGGAGAAGTCTATATTCCTGCTTTCCTCACACACCATGTGCCTTTGTAAGGGCTTCTTGAACACCACTATCATGTTTGCACGCACCACCACACTTGGCaaagcattccaggcacccactgaTCTGGGTTTTTTAAAGTTGCCTCACATATGTATCTTTGaatttaccccctctcaccttaaatgcacatcCCTTAGTATTGGGCATTTTTATCAGAACTCCCAAAATATTTGAAGAACTGGCAGTTTCTATAGAGTCcttataacaccataagacaggagcagaattaggctatttggcccatcgtctgctccaccattcaatcatgactgatcttttcttcccctcctcagctCTACTCCCTGgctttctccttgtaacctttgatgccatggtcaatcaagaatctattaatctcTGTTAAATACAAccagcgacctggcctccaccgTTGCCTTTAGTAACAaattcatcaccatctggctgaagaaatttctccacatctgttttagtgtacacctctatcctgaggctgtgccttctgtcctagactcccccaccatgggaaacatcctttccacatctactctgtctaggcctttcaacatatgaaaggtttcaatgagatccttctaaattccagcaagtacaggcccagagtcaaatGTTACTCATATGATAACActttaattcccaggatcatccttgtgaaccctctacaaaaccagcacatcttttcttagataaggagcccaaaactgttcgtagtactcaaggtgaggcctcaccagtgccttaaaaagcctcagcatctcatccctgctcttgcattctagacctcttgaaatgaattctaacattgcatttgctttcatcaccaccgactcaacttgcaaattaacctttagagtgttctacacaaggactcccaagtccctctgcatctcgggtatttggattttctccccatttagaaaatagtctgtacacttatttcttctaccaaaagtgcatgaccatgcattttccaacattgtatttcatttcccactttcttgcccgttctcctaacctGTCTTAAGTCCTCCTTCAGccaacctgtttcctcaacactaccaatctttgtatcatctgcaaacttggcaatctatgacatcatctaaattattgacatacataaaaagaagcagtcccaacacagactcttgCAGATCacgtagtcactggcagccaatcagaaaaggatatttttattcccactcatctctaaccatgcctgtaactttcctataataccatgggctcttaacttggtaagcagcctcatgtgtgactctttgtcaaaggtcttctgagagtccaaatatacaactactgcatcccctttatctatcctacttgtaatctcaaagaattccaacaggttcgtctggcaagattttcccttgaggaaatcacgctgactttgtcctctcttgtgtcaccaagtactccataacctcattctgaatgattgactccaacatctttccaatctgtgaggtcaggctaactgatctataatttcctttctgctgcctccttcctttcttaaagagcagagtgacatttgtggTTGTGTAGTTGTCCAGAAACTTGCCAGAGTCCAAAATTTTTGAGAGGTTactaatatctccacaatctctaccactgcttcttttagaaccctcgggtacagttcatctggtctgtgtgacttatgcacctttatgtctcagctttttgagcaccttcctcttgtaatagtaactgcactcacttctcttccttcaacggaagttagagaaattaatgttcataccaagttggaggctatccagtcaGAGTGacgtgttgctcttccaacccgaATTTTGCCTCATTTTTACATTAGAGTGGgctatggacagacatgttgaaTAGGAAGTGGATTTGAAATAGCTAGCCACTAGGAGAACCATccttttgtggcagatggagtgagaATGCTTCCCAATCTGCATCAGGGTTTGCATCTAGCAATTTGAACCTTAAGGCACTGTGCAGGAACTAGAGCTAAAAGGATTAAtttttagctttatttgtcacaagtatatTGCATCATCAAAATACACAATGAAGTGTGTTATTTGCGCCAACAATCAGCACGGTCCAaagatgtgttgggggcagcttgcaagtgttgCCGTGCTTCCGGCACCAGCATCTTAgccatatctttggaatgtgggagggagtcGGAGCACCCGAAGGAAGACAACTGGGAGAACAGAAAGCTCTTCGCAGTCGGCGGTGGGCATTgaacactggtgctgtaaagttttTCAATAACTGCTCCTCTGCTGTGCTGAGACCTAATTGCAATATATATGGATGAAAAATGAAGGTGGGCTGGTTTGTAAGTTTATGGATGAGAGAACAACTAATAGGAAGGTTATCAAAAGGACCTGACTAGAAATTTGCAGGAGTTTCTGGTGGCATACCAAACCTCCTCCCGCTCCTGATGAAGTAGGGCCATTgtcgtgccttcttcatgatcacTTCAAcacgttgggcccaggatagattctcggagatgttgctgcccaggaacttgcagctgctgacccttcaatgaggactggagtgtgtaCCCTCCACTTCCCTTTACTGAACTTTGCAATCAGTTCCTCGGTTTTTGCTAATGCTAAGTGCCAGGTGATTGTTGTGACACAACTTAAACAGCCCATCTCACACAcctcctcatcatcatctgaaataCCAACAACAGGTATGTCATTTGCAAAAttatggatggtatttgagctgtgccaagcTATACAATCTACAGCCATATTGGAAGAGCTAGTACAGACCAGGTGGAGCGAGCGTATAGTTGTATTTTTCTCCTCACTCTACCCACCCCCCCGAAACAATTTACAGAAATCTGGAAACATGCTGGTGGGGGAGGTGCTGGCATTAGAGGCACTCACCACCCTGAAGGGGCTCTTTTTAGGCAATACCAAAGATAGCTGGTTGAATTTGATATCCCATTTCCACACCGATATGTCTGTCCGtggcctctactgccacgatgataCCAAACCCACATTGGAGGAGCaagttctgggtagcctccaacttggtgGCCTGAACtgaaatttctccaacttccagcaaTTTCCTCCTCTCCCACCACACCCCCCTCTCTGCCCTTATTTTTTCCATTCCTTCTTCAGACAACAAGGAGACATACTAAGGCAAGACTAAtgggctggttgagtgatgttgaaAGAACAACTGCACttttagcaagaccaaggaactaattTCAGAATAcagaaaggggaagttgggagagcaCACACCAATTCCCATTGAGGAATCTTTggcggaaagggtgagcagcctcAGGTTCCTGGTCATCAACATCTCAGACGATCTACACTGGACTGATTACATTTATCCAATCACAATAAAGGATGCTAGTGGCTTTACTTCATTatgagatttgatatgtcaaagttcaaagtacatttattattaaagtatgtattcattagacaaccatgagattcattttctttcaggcagccacaaaataaagaaaccctAAAGaacctattttttaaaaaagagacaaACCAAAGACTCCGGCAATTTTTTACAGAtaaatggtggagagcattcagacTGGTTGGAATACAGGCTCCAATGCCCTCTAATCAGGGACGATGCTTAGCCTGCAAGATgtgccttctcattactactgtcggGGAGGAAATACAGAAggttgaagacccacactcaaaggttcaggagcagcttcttcaacTTTGCCAGCAGATCTTTGGTCGATGAACTAAAAGTTACagcctcattattcctcttttgactttttttttgtacATTGTAAATTATAAAGGTATTATTTTCCTGTGTCTTGAACTGCACTGTTGACACAAAACATCAaattccagtgataataaacctgattaaatttgaatctcctctgtgccctctccagcacaaggttcaaaggtacacttaatgtcaagagaaatgtacacaatgtacatcctgaaatgctggTTCCTCACAACTATCCATAAaaacaggagtgccccaaagaatgaatgtcaGTTATCTTCTCCctcagcaagcaacaatcccaccAGCAAAAAGAGCAGGTACCTCTTTCCAGTTAACTCAGCGAGACCCTTTTTCCCAATCTGACCCgtgtccctctaaacttttcctatccacatacctgtccaaataAATTTTAATTGCTAATGtaccttcctctggtagctcgttccatatGTAAACcaccctcttaccttaaacctgtgccctcgaGTCCTTGATTTCCCACCATGGGACAAAAAGCTACACATCTGTGCCCCTCgtggttttatacacctctataaggtctccTACGCTCCAAGGGATAATGTCCCAATCTCTATTTGTAACCCAGTCCCCCAAATCCCGGCAACATCGTTGTAAACCTCTGCACTTTTTACATCTTTGTGGCATCTCGCCtgtagcagggtgaccaaaattgaacacaatactccccgTGCAGCCTCAtcctctgtggaaaaacagttgcTCCTCACTTTAAACCAGTGCCTTCGGGTCTTAGAAGTCCCTAGCTAGGGGAAAGACTGTCCAATCGACTTATCTTCACCCCTTTGTCAGTTCACTCCTGAGCCTCCTTACCTCCAGGGAATATCCGGTCCAGTCTCTCTTTATAACTCGGGCCC
Proteins encoded in this window:
- the LOC132382892 gene encoding F-box/LRR-repeat protein 19-like isoform X2, with protein sequence MALGPEDEEQESGGQSKAKVKPKAPMSSAPKVPSSKGASGARRRRTRCRKCDACQKSECGECHFCKDMKKFGGPGRMKQSCLLRQCTAPVLPHTAVCLMCWEAGKEDSVEGESEKFNLSLMECTICNEIVHPGCLKVYDVEGIINDEIPNCWECPKCRKEGRSSKDGKDQTEAGGKRRSDGEEGPRWKLEEGSRHRADEYLAPNHRKGEEGHKRKKERDGPVEAGPRKKKQKMVRGPEDGTLASERTPQREKLEHFKRMCQMLERVSQARSSSSSSSSGSDSDSDSQDSEEGRGGEEEEDEEEEEEESSDGGGRLGSNGRERGTTAAALGFSASEEDDEEEEEAEEEEGRGEEADPPRNGRARLREQPQGKEGQPGSRRERTRQGPGQGQGVAQGSGRLKPPRPQAPAPRSPFLSRPPISSPPRPLQMERHVVKPPPDSPEPDSLPLDSGTDHVLQRHAWLAVFRYLSQRDLCVCMRVCRTLNRWCCDKQLWTRIDLSRQKSITPAMLSGIIRRQPALLDLSWACISSKQLMWLLNRLQGLRELILSGCSWSSVSALCTASCSSLRLLDLRWVQDVKDSQLRELLSPPADSRPGQLEGRGRLPNVMELRLSGLEVTDTSLRLLARTLPRLRRLDLSQCGQVGDQSINLLTAVTCPLRESLRELNLSGCPRLTDHCLPLFRRCPNLCRIDLRSCRQVTVEACQRFAEDSAPPASFRCAEDKLILRNS